One region of Primulina tabacum isolate GXHZ01 chromosome 1, ASM2559414v2, whole genome shotgun sequence genomic DNA includes:
- the LOC142547985 gene encoding outer envelope protein 39, chloroplastic isoform X2, giving the protein MGAQKSIHAGNAKIDFNVDFTHKLCAALMFHPLRDAGVGSPLSLVIGSLCVKHPNLFGKSEKLDVSWDKGLCDSNILVTYRKPRPEWLPQHALVLQHCISPEIGIHGLPVDNFSRTASGGVNLYRLSAGVDLSEPGSSNWSSKTSVKFEHIRPVNDDGRKISRDLQGFPITCSGGDHDSMVVLKQESRFAKADDRSFTQFNLQIEQGVPILSKWLIFNRFKFAASKGIRLGPAFFLTSLTGGSIVGDIAPYQAFSIGGPGSVRGYGEGGVGCGRSCLIANSELTVPLSPILEGAIFLDGGSDLGSGRLVPGNPSLRHGKPGRGVGFGYGLRFKSHLGHLQVDYAVNAFNQRTVYFGFSNLAR; this is encoded by the exons ATGGGAGCCCAGAAAAGCATTCATGCTGGCAATG CGAAGATAGACTTCAATGTAGATTTCACCCACAAACTATGCGCCGCTTTGATGTTCCATCCCCTGAG GGATGCTGGTGTGGGGAGTCCACTTTCACTTGTTATTGGAAG CCTCTGCGTTAAGCACCCAAATCTGTTCGGAAAGAGTGAGAAGCTTGATGTCTCGTGGGATAAGGGGCTCTGTGATTCCAATATCTTGGTTACCTACAGGAAGCCAAGACCAGAATGGCTTCCACAACACGCATTGGTCCTTCAG CACTGCATTTCCCCGGAGATTGGGATTCATGGCCTACCGGTTGACAATTTCTCTCGTACAGCGAGTGGAGGTGTCAATCTTTATCGTTTGTCTGCTGGAGTCGATCTGAGTGAGCCTGGAAGTTCCAATTGGAGTAGTAAAACCAGCGTAAAGTTTGAG CATATTCGTCCTGTTAATGATGATGGGCGCAAAATAAGCAGAGATCTTCAAGGATTTCCAATTACTTGCAG TGGTGGTGATCATGATAGTATGGTAGTGCTCAAACAAGAATCTCGATTTGCAAAAGCAGATGACCGCAGTTTTACTCAA TTTAATCTGCAAATAGAACAAGGGGTTCCTATTCTTTCTAAGTGGCTGATCTTCAACCGGTTCAAGTTTGCTGCATCAAAGGGAATAAGGCTTGGTCCAGCATTTTTCTTGACAAG CCTAACAGGTGGCTCTATTGTGGGGGACATTGCTCCTTACCAAGCCTTTTCAATTGGAGGACCTGGTAGTGTGCGAGGCTACGGTGAAGGTGGCGTTGGATGTGGTAGATCATGCCTCATTGCAAACAGTGAACTGACAGTGCCACTG AGCCCAATTTTAGAAGGTGCAATTTTCTTGGATGGAGGATCTGATTTGGGATCTGGTCGTCTCGTGCCTG GAAATCCTTCTCTTAGGCATGGTAAACCTGGAAGGGGTGTCGGGTTTGGATATGGACTTCGGTTTAAGTCTCATTTGGGACACTTGCAGGTCGACTATGCTGTCAACGCTTTTAACCAGAGAACCGTATATTTTGGGTTCAGCAACCTTGCTCGATGA
- the LOC142547985 gene encoding outer envelope protein 39, chloroplastic isoform X1 — translation MGAQKSIHAGNAKIDFNVDFTHKLCAALMFHPLSRDAGVGSPLSLVIGSLCVKHPNLFGKSEKLDVSWDKGLCDSNILVTYRKPRPEWLPQHALVLQHCISPEIGIHGLPVDNFSRTASGGVNLYRLSAGVDLSEPGSSNWSSKTSVKFEHIRPVNDDGRKISRDLQGFPITCSGGDHDSMVVLKQESRFAKADDRSFTQFNLQIEQGVPILSKWLIFNRFKFAASKGIRLGPAFFLTSLTGGSIVGDIAPYQAFSIGGPGSVRGYGEGGVGCGRSCLIANSELTVPLSPILEGAIFLDGGSDLGSGRLVPGNPSLRHGKPGRGVGFGYGLRFKSHLGHLQVDYAVNAFNQRTVYFGFSNLAR, via the exons ATGGGAGCCCAGAAAAGCATTCATGCTGGCAATG CGAAGATAGACTTCAATGTAGATTTCACCCACAAACTATGCGCCGCTTTGATGTTCCATCCCCTGAG CAGGGATGCTGGTGTGGGGAGTCCACTTTCACTTGTTATTGGAAG CCTCTGCGTTAAGCACCCAAATCTGTTCGGAAAGAGTGAGAAGCTTGATGTCTCGTGGGATAAGGGGCTCTGTGATTCCAATATCTTGGTTACCTACAGGAAGCCAAGACCAGAATGGCTTCCACAACACGCATTGGTCCTTCAG CACTGCATTTCCCCGGAGATTGGGATTCATGGCCTACCGGTTGACAATTTCTCTCGTACAGCGAGTGGAGGTGTCAATCTTTATCGTTTGTCTGCTGGAGTCGATCTGAGTGAGCCTGGAAGTTCCAATTGGAGTAGTAAAACCAGCGTAAAGTTTGAG CATATTCGTCCTGTTAATGATGATGGGCGCAAAATAAGCAGAGATCTTCAAGGATTTCCAATTACTTGCAG TGGTGGTGATCATGATAGTATGGTAGTGCTCAAACAAGAATCTCGATTTGCAAAAGCAGATGACCGCAGTTTTACTCAA TTTAATCTGCAAATAGAACAAGGGGTTCCTATTCTTTCTAAGTGGCTGATCTTCAACCGGTTCAAGTTTGCTGCATCAAAGGGAATAAGGCTTGGTCCAGCATTTTTCTTGACAAG CCTAACAGGTGGCTCTATTGTGGGGGACATTGCTCCTTACCAAGCCTTTTCAATTGGAGGACCTGGTAGTGTGCGAGGCTACGGTGAAGGTGGCGTTGGATGTGGTAGATCATGCCTCATTGCAAACAGTGAACTGACAGTGCCACTG AGCCCAATTTTAGAAGGTGCAATTTTCTTGGATGGAGGATCTGATTTGGGATCTGGTCGTCTCGTGCCTG GAAATCCTTCTCTTAGGCATGGTAAACCTGGAAGGGGTGTCGGGTTTGGATATGGACTTCGGTTTAAGTCTCATTTGGGACACTTGCAGGTCGACTATGCTGTCAACGCTTTTAACCAGAGAACCGTATATTTTGGGTTCAGCAACCTTGCTCGATGA